From one Luteipulveratus mongoliensis genomic stretch:
- a CDS encoding serine hydrolase domain-containing protein, which translates to MSYKNVRPRLGTAGLAAGIAMLMVAQAGPASATAATARVDNVQKAMDELARVPGVVGAVGGAYVDGKPIGLASGGTRLLGGKGGKIPADSRFRIGSQTKEMVATAVLQLVNEGKLSVDDKLSDVLPVVAKKDLVTRADDITVRQMIQHTSGIPDWYADEPKPDGTEGDISFDPFDFTTYYRPLELVKWSRDRPRTGEPGEKFSYSNTNYTLLGLIIERVTGNSLATVLHRQLFGPLGMTKTYLAVKPPEGIKGPHGHGYYPDGDGRLRDVDRFNASFGTGAGGVISTAHDMSAFQRAFNQGRLLPPELQRVITEPVPHHPYQAQGRSDCGSDFNVLGGSTAGYFTLTIYSDDGRRQLSMSATLSVKDPAEAAQAMGKAVETIFCPSA; encoded by the coding sequence GTGTCGTACAAGAACGTTCGTCCGCGGCTGGGAACGGCCGGTCTGGCTGCCGGTATCGCCATGCTCATGGTGGCTCAGGCGGGACCTGCCAGCGCCACCGCTGCAACGGCGCGGGTCGACAACGTGCAGAAGGCGATGGACGAGCTGGCCAGAGTTCCCGGGGTCGTCGGGGCTGTGGGCGGAGCATACGTCGACGGGAAGCCGATCGGCTTGGCCAGTGGCGGCACTCGGTTGCTGGGCGGCAAGGGCGGCAAGATCCCGGCAGACTCTCGCTTCCGGATCGGGTCCCAGACCAAGGAGATGGTGGCCACTGCGGTGCTGCAGCTGGTCAACGAGGGCAAGCTGAGCGTGGACGACAAGCTCAGTGATGTGCTGCCGGTGGTGGCGAAGAAGGATCTGGTGACACGGGCCGACGACATCACGGTGCGGCAGATGATCCAGCACACCTCCGGCATTCCTGACTGGTACGCCGATGAGCCCAAGCCCGACGGGACCGAGGGAGACATCTCATTCGACCCCTTCGACTTCACGACCTACTACCGGCCACTCGAGCTGGTGAAGTGGAGCCGCGATCGGCCACGGACCGGCGAGCCGGGCGAGAAGTTCTCCTACTCGAACACCAACTACACCCTCCTCGGCCTGATCATCGAGCGGGTGACCGGCAACAGCCTTGCCACGGTGCTGCACCGGCAGCTGTTCGGTCCACTCGGGATGACCAAGACCTACCTTGCCGTCAAGCCGCCGGAGGGCATCAAGGGGCCGCACGGCCACGGCTACTACCCCGACGGTGACGGCAGGCTGCGCGACGTCGACCGGTTCAACGCCAGCTTCGGCACGGGAGCCGGAGGGGTGATCTCCACCGCGCACGACATGAGCGCCTTCCAACGGGCCTTCAACCAAGGCAGGCTGCTGCCGCCGGAGCTCCAGCGAGTCATCACTGAGCCGGTGCCACATCACCCCTACCAGGCCCAAGGTCGCAGCGACTGCGGCAGCGATTTCAACGTCCTGGGCGGGTCCACCGCCGGCTACTTCACCTTGACTATCTACTCAGATGACGGGCGTCGTCAGCTCTCGATGTCGGCCACCTTGAGCGTCAAGGACCCCGCCGAGGCGGCCCAGGCCATGGGCAAGGCCGTCGAGACCATCTTCTGCCCGTCCGCCTAG
- a CDS encoding GNAT family N-acetyltransferase — MSDITIVRATDDAHVIELWSHATARIDSPSNHRYFSEGYAQFGLDRGLRSPAYTFAALDDQGHQVGLVAGQGREAPEVIDVMDLPSDRPEAGVELLRHAAETMRDEHALDELALIVFTPPSDVPTELADVVPVVTAVEAAGFAPLVQRRNYALRPADDTWSPTPTRLRLDPVSSLDDPRLRAMHLAVLEGSLDAHHVDGLQRHTVQEVSDEELTFMLKADGIESFFLAVDPDGHDVGLVVGSSWDGTPRGSVSFVGVHPDHRGHGYAAQLTTAMTTRLSEAGVEEIIADTDVTNVPMAAAFGSVAFPQIQTRLDYVLR; from the coding sequence ATGTCTGACATCACCATCGTCCGTGCCACGGACGACGCACACGTGATCGAGCTGTGGTCCCACGCGACGGCCCGCATCGACTCCCCGTCCAACCACCGCTACTTCTCCGAGGGCTACGCGCAGTTCGGGCTGGATCGCGGACTTCGTTCTCCCGCTTACACATTCGCGGCCCTCGACGATCAAGGCCATCAGGTCGGTCTCGTGGCCGGACAGGGACGCGAAGCACCTGAGGTCATCGACGTGATGGACCTTCCGTCCGACCGGCCAGAGGCCGGGGTCGAGCTGCTGCGCCACGCGGCGGAGACGATGCGCGACGAACACGCGCTCGACGAGCTCGCGCTGATCGTCTTCACCCCGCCGAGTGATGTGCCGACGGAGCTCGCGGACGTCGTACCCGTCGTGACCGCCGTGGAGGCGGCGGGGTTTGCGCCACTGGTGCAGCGGCGCAACTATGCCCTGCGACCTGCGGATGACACGTGGTCGCCGACGCCGACCCGGTTGCGACTCGATCCGGTGTCATCGCTCGACGACCCTCGGCTGCGGGCGATGCACTTGGCTGTTCTGGAGGGCTCGCTCGACGCTCACCACGTCGACGGACTGCAACGCCACACGGTGCAGGAGGTGTCGGACGAAGAGCTCACCTTCATGCTCAAGGCGGACGGCATCGAGTCGTTCTTCCTCGCGGTTGATCCTGACGGGCACGACGTCGGCCTCGTGGTCGGATCGTCCTGGGACGGCACGCCGCGCGGGTCCGTGTCCTTCGTCGGTGTGCACCCTGATCACCGTGGTCACGGCTACGCCGCGCAGCTGACGACAGCGATGACGACGCGGCTGAGCGAAGCGGGCGTCGAGGAGATCATCGCGGACACCGATGTCACCAACGTGCCGATGGCTGCGGCCTTCGGGTCGGTCGCCTTCCCGCAGATCCAGACCCGCCTGGACTACGTCCTGCGATAG